Sequence from the Chitinophagales bacterium genome:
TGTAGAAAGTCTCTGTACGATCGGAGTCGATTTCGGAAAGAAAATCTTCTACTTTTTTAATTTCGCCATCTATAAAAACCCGTGAAAATCCCTTCTGAAGAATAATATTTAGTTCCTCCTTAAAGCTGCGGTTATGTATTTTTTTTAGGGGAATTAATACTAAGAGTGTTATTTTGTCCTCTAATGTGTTAGCATAATTAACTACATCGCTAACATCATTTTTAATCACCACTTCTCCAGAAATAGGCGAGGTAGTTTTGCCAATTCTTGCAAACAAAATCCGGAGGTAATCATAGATTTCAGTCAAGGTTCCTACTGTAGAACGTGAAGTTCGGGTGCTGACTTTTTGCTCGATTGCTATAGCAGGGGAAATGCCTTTTATATAATCCACATCAGGCTTATTCATTCGCATTAAAAACTGGCGCGCATATGAAGATAAAGATTCAACATAACGTCTTTGACCTTCTGCATACAATGTATCAATGGTAAGAGATGATTTCCCGGATCCTGAAACTCCGGTTATCACTACTAATTTATTACGTGGAATCTCTACATCAATATTTTTTAGATTGTGGGTTCTTGCACCCTTGATAAAAATATTTCTGGAATTGTTAAGTTTTGTTTTTTCAGAATTTAATTTTGATATTTGATTTGTCATTTCAAGCAGGCAACCATTTATATCAGGAAATCATCTATTATTGCACTTAGTTTACACTTATAAAACATAATATAAAGCTATAAGTTGCAATTCTACTCCATTTAGTTAATTGTTGAAAATTTTTTCATCAGAATTCATTTTCTGCAGTTAGCATCATTCGTCATCAATACATTTACCTCACATAAATAGTTACTATAAGCCTCATATCTACACGCTTTAATAAATAAATCGCATGCTGGTAATAATAATGTACCGTGCATTTATCCATTCACCCAAAACGCAGTAGATATGCAAACCCAAATTCTTAATGATGAAGCCCTGGTGCTTCAATACATGAACGGTAATGAGCAGGCATTAGAGATATTAGTGCGGCGCCATAAGAGCAAAATTTTTACATCCATTTTTATGTTTGTGCGGGATCAATACCTCGCTGAAGATTTGTTCCAGGATACCTTTATTAAAGTGGTCAGGAAATTAAGAGCTTCTGAATACCAGGAAGAAGGTAAATTTCTTCCGTGGGTGATGCGTATCGCCCACAATCTATGTATCGACTATTACCGCAAGACTAAGAGAATGCCTCAGATCACAACGGCTGATGGCTTTGACATTTTTAACGTGCTCAAATTCTCTGACGGCAATCCTGAAAAATTGGTTATCAGGCAGCAAAGCCATAATAAGGTAAGGGAAATGATAGACCGTCTTCCCGGGGAACAAAAGGAAGTAGTGATATTAAGGCACTATTCTGATCTCAGCTTTAAAGAAATTGCAGATATCACCAATGTGAGCATTAACACTGCCCTGGGTCGCATGCGGTACGCTCTTATCAATTTGCGAAAAA
This genomic interval carries:
- a CDS encoding sigma-70 family RNA polymerase sigma factor; its protein translation is MQTQILNDEALVLQYMNGNEQALEILVRRHKSKIFTSIFMFVRDQYLAEDLFQDTFIKVVRKLRASEYQEEGKFLPWVMRIAHNLCIDYYRKTKRMPQITTADGFDIFNVLKFSDGNPEKLVIRQQSHNKVREMIDRLPGEQKEVVILRHYSDLSFKEIADITNVSINTALGRMRYALINLRKMQKEKQIAL